A genome region from Myxocyprinus asiaticus isolate MX2 ecotype Aquarium Trade chromosome 12, UBuf_Myxa_2, whole genome shotgun sequence includes the following:
- the LOC127449284 gene encoding protein transport protein Sec61 subunit alpha-like 1, translating into MGIKFLEVIKPFCVVLPEIQKPERKIQFREKVLWTAITLFIFLVCCQIPLFGIMSSDSADPFYWMRVILASNRGTLMELGISPIVTSGLIMQLLAGAKIIEVGDTPKDRALFNGAQKLFGMIITIGQAIVYVMTGMYGDPSEMGAGICLVIIIQLFVAGLIVLLLDELLQKGYGLGSGISLFIATNICETIVWKAFSPTTVNTGRGTEFEGAIIALFHLLATRSDKVRALREAFYRQNLPNLMNLIATVFVFAVVIYFQGFRVDLPIKSARYRGQYNTYPIKLFYTSNIPIILQSALVSNLYVISQMLSTRFSGNFLVNLLGTWSDTSSGGPARAYPVGGLCYYLSPPESFGTVLEDPVHAVIYIIFMLGSCAFFSKTWIEVSGSSAKDVAKQLKEQQMVMRGHRETSMVHELNRYIPTAAAFGGLCIGGLSVMADFLGAIGSGTGILLAVTIIYQYFEIFVKEQSEMGSMGALIF; encoded by the exons ATGGGCA TTAAATTCCTGGAGGTGATAAAGCCGTTCTGTGTGGTTTTACCTGAGATCCAGAAACCAGAGAGGAAG ATTCAGTTTAGAGAGAAAGTGCTATGGACTGCGATCACCCTGTTCATCTTTCTGGTGTGCTGCCAG ATTCCCCTCTTTGGAATCATGTCTTCAGACTCAGCAGATCCATTTTACTGGATGAGAGTTATCCTGGCCTCCAACAGAG GTACTTTGATGGAGTTGGGTATCTCTCCTATTGTAACATCTGGTCTGATCATGCAGCTGTTGGCTGGAGCTAAAATCATTGAGGTTGGAGACACCCCAAAAGACAGAGCACTCTTCAATGGAGCTCAGAAAC TATTTGGCATGATCATCACCATTGGCCAGGCTATTGTGTATGTGATGACTGGCATGTATGGAGACCCTTCAGAAATGGGTGCTGGAATCTGTCTTGTCATCATCATTCAG CTGTTTGTGGCAGGTCTGATCGTGTTGCTGCTGGATGAGTTGCTGCAGAAGGGTTATGGGTTGGGCTCTGGCATCTCACTTTTCATTGCCACCAACATCTGTGAGACAATTGTATGGAAGGCATTCAGCCCAACTACAGTCAACACGGGAAGAG gtactgagtttgaaggagCCATCATTGCTCTGTTCCACCTGTTGGCCACTCGTTCTGATAAAGTGCGAGCTCTGAGAGAGGCCTTCTACAGGCAGAACCTGCCCAACCTCATGAACCTCATAGCCACGGTCTTCGTCTTTGCTGTGGTCATATACTTCCAG GGCTTCAGAGTTGACCTGCCCATTAAGTCTGCACGTTACCGTGGCCAGTACAACACGTATCCCATCAAACTGTTCTACACCTCCAACATTCCCATCATCCTGCAGTCTGCTCTGGTGTCCAACCTGTATGTCATCTCTCAAATGCTCTCCACCCGCTTCAGTGGAAACTTCCTGGTCAACCTGCTGGGGACTTGGTCT GACACCTCAAGTGGAGGACCTGCTCGTGCTTACCCAGTTGGTGGTCTGTGCTACTACCTCTCTCCCCCAGAATCATTTGGCACAGTCCTGGAGGATCCAGTCCATGCCGTCATTTACATTATCTTCATGCTAGGGTCCTGTGCCTTCTTCTCTAAGACATGGATTGAGGTGTCTGGATCCTCTGCCAAAGAT GTTGCTAAACAGCTGAAAGAACAGCAGATGGTTATGAGGGGACACAGAGAAACTTCTATGGTCCATGAACTCAACAG GTACATCCCCACTGCAGCAGCTTTTGGAGGACTGTGTATCGGGGGCCTCTCGGTCATGGCCGACTTTTTGGGAGCCATCGGCTCAGGAACGGGAATCTTGTTGGCCGTCACCATCATCTACCAGTACTTTGAGATCTTTGTCAAAGAACAGAGTGAAATGGGCAGTATGGGTGCTCTCATTTTTTAG